The proteins below are encoded in one region of Sulfolobus sp. A20:
- a CDS encoding helix-turn-helix domain-containing protein — protein MRDTSYVSLTIKHNGCWSELTNFTYADSLINVEYSSFGILKANRITMIRGRSDEGKSKLRYALDRDSSIINYDLWNVLTTNRYSVFIISMLQDADKAVISRLNSKGVLLINATIKDGLEYYDVLLNIPPKTFVNSLQKSDSRIEIINFTERDLNEKNLFKAISRNVGEMLLTDNERKVITRARELGYLNSPRKMRLDDVAKELGKSKMYVSLSMRSIFRKLSNLV, from the coding sequence ATGAGAGATACTTCTTATGTAAGTCTCACAATAAAGCATAACGGGTGTTGGTCTGAGCTAACAAATTTCACTTATGCTGATTCCCTTATTAACGTAGAGTATTCTAGTTTTGGAATTCTTAAAGCGAACAGAATTACAATGATTAGGGGTAGGAGTGATGAGGGTAAATCGAAGCTAAGGTATGCTTTAGATAGGGATAGTAGCATAATAAATTATGACTTGTGGAACGTTTTAACTACGAATAGATACTCAGTATTCATTATATCAATGCTTCAAGATGCTGATAAAGCAGTAATAAGTAGACTTAACTCTAAGGGAGTATTACTGATAAACGCTACTATTAAGGATGGCTTAGAGTATTATGATGTTTTACTTAACATACCTCCTAAAACCTTTGTTAACAGTTTGCAAAAAAGTGATAGTAGAATTGAAATTATAAACTTCACTGAAAGAGATTTAAATGAGAAAAACTTATTTAAAGCGATATCTAGGAATGTAGGAGAGATGCTATTAACTGATAACGAAAGAAAAGTTATTACTAGAGCTAGAGAGCTAGGTTATTTAAATTCTCCTAGGAAGATGAGACTAGATGATGTGGCAAAAGAGCTCGGTAAAAGTAAGATGTATGTATCCCTATCTATGAGAAGCATTTTTAGGAAATTATCTAACTTAGTTTGA
- a CDS encoding class I adenylate-forming enzyme family protein, whose translation MIKGEEAKELYIPIIQPKILEESSHKYKDRVVLSYFKRNIYYDDLLRMINSVSQQLSEKVNKGDVVILATQNIPQFIIVEYAVWSLGGIVLPVNPAYSARELEFLVNDSGAKLMIASCEATKANIETITTNPNTFAEIPSEYKEKWKINDECEEMLDLKSNKKGIRRDVKPSDIALLVYTSGTTGKPKGVPITHANIYASTWIYNKWFKFNENDKVLGIAPFFHITGQIFHITTSIYSGSSISTFFRFDPNLSLQTVEEEKTTITMAVATTYRAMLNVYDKQDLSSMRVWSSGGMAMPKALEEEWKVKVGTYIYMAWGLTETTSPATLWPYPYEGKLPIDPETDIVSSGVPVYETEIEIAQDGEVLVRGPQVVKGYWKLGEFKDGWLPTGDLGKIVDGWIYILDRKKDIINTSGFKVMPREVEEVIYKHPAVDEVAVVGLPDAYRGEAVVAFVKLRQGFIPSEELAKDIINHCRKNLAPYKVPREVRFTNEIPKTPSGKIMRRVFKGDSLG comes from the coding sequence ATGATTAAGGGAGAAGAGGCAAAAGAATTGTACATTCCAATTATACAACCAAAAATTTTAGAGGAAAGTAGTCACAAATATAAGGATCGTGTTGTCTTATCATACTTTAAGAGGAATATATACTATGATGATTTATTAAGAATGATTAACTCTGTTTCCCAGCAATTATCAGAAAAAGTAAACAAGGGAGACGTGGTAATATTAGCTACACAAAATATACCTCAGTTCATAATAGTTGAGTACGCAGTCTGGAGTTTAGGGGGGATTGTATTACCAGTTAATCCAGCTTACTCTGCTAGAGAATTAGAATTTCTCGTTAATGACTCTGGAGCGAAGTTAATGATAGCCTCATGTGAGGCTACTAAGGCTAACATAGAGACGATAACTACAAATCCTAACACTTTTGCAGAAATTCCCAGTGAGTATAAGGAGAAATGGAAGATAAATGATGAATGTGAGGAAATGTTAGATCTAAAAAGCAATAAGAAGGGGATAAGAAGAGATGTAAAGCCATCAGATATAGCTTTACTAGTTTACACCTCCGGGACTACGGGAAAACCCAAGGGAGTGCCTATAACTCATGCCAATATTTATGCTTCAACATGGATATATAATAAGTGGTTTAAATTTAATGAAAATGATAAAGTATTAGGTATAGCCCCATTTTTTCACATAACCGGGCAAATATTTCACATAACTACCTCAATTTACTCTGGCTCATCAATATCAACGTTCTTCCGCTTTGATCCCAATTTATCTTTACAAACGGTCGAAGAAGAGAAGACTACAATTACTATGGCTGTCGCTACTACCTATAGGGCAATGTTAAACGTGTACGATAAACAAGATCTATCTAGTATGAGAGTATGGTCGTCTGGAGGAATGGCTATGCCTAAAGCTTTAGAAGAGGAATGGAAAGTTAAAGTTGGAACTTACATTTACATGGCTTGGGGATTAACAGAAACTACTTCTCCAGCTACCTTATGGCCTTATCCCTATGAAGGAAAGTTACCGATTGATCCAGAAACGGATATTGTTAGTTCCGGAGTACCAGTTTACGAAACTGAAATTGAAATAGCTCAAGATGGCGAGGTACTTGTTAGAGGACCTCAAGTGGTTAAAGGTTATTGGAAGTTAGGAGAATTTAAAGATGGGTGGCTTCCAACTGGGGATTTAGGTAAAATAGTTGACGGATGGATTTACATTTTGGACAGAAAGAAAGATATAATTAATACCTCTGGATTTAAGGTAATGCCCAGAGAGGTTGAAGAGGTTATCTATAAGCATCCTGCAGTTGATGAAGTAGCAGTAGTCGGCTTACCAGATGCTTACAGAGGAGAGGCTGTAGTAGCTTTCGTTAAGTTAAGACAAGGTTTTATTCCATCAGAAGAATTAGCAAAGGATATCATTAATCACTGTAGGAAGAATCTAGCGCCTTATAAGGTTCCTAGAGAGGTCAGATTTACGAATGAGATCCCTAAAACTCCTTCTGGGAAAATTATGAGAAGGGTTTTCAAAGGTGATTCCTTAGGCTAG